Proteins from a genomic interval of Desulfurobacteriaceae bacterium:
- the leuS gene encoding leucine--tRNA ligase — MKYNFKDIEKKWQKVWEEKEVFKSNQDTGKKKYYVLEMFPYPSGRIHMGHVRNYSIGDVIARFKKMFGYNVIHPMGWDSFGLPAENAAIKSGVHPKTWTLNNIDYMKKELKKLGFSYDWDREITTCLPEYYKWNQWIFLKMLEKGIAYRAKASVNWCPSCETVLANEQVDEEGRCWRCSTQVEQKEIDSWFLKITDYAEELLNDLEILKGHWPDKVLAMQKNWIGKSIGAKVKFEVPEKGKEIEVFTTRPDTLFGVTYIVLAPEHPLTLELSKDTPQEDEVKAFVEKMRKTEKRKRTTGELEKEGVFLGVYAVHPLTGEKVPVYSANFVLMDYGTGAVMSVPAHDQRDFEFAKKYGLPIKVVITPSDKELKASELSEAYTEPGVLINSGEFTGLKSEEAKKKITEKLEKLGKGERTVQYRLRDWNISRQRYWGTPIPVIHCETCGIVPVPEEDLPVVLPEDAPLTGEGRSPLERVKEFINVKCPKCGKNAKRDPDTMDTFFDSSWYFLRYCSPKEEKLPFNQEEASYWMVVDQYIGGIEHAVLHLLYSRFFTKVLRDLGFFKADENHSQYLFFKKGEPFQNLLTQGMVCKRWVSVRNLLKAFNLTEESPVSDLVKALTGKDAKINETIGSLMKKHHITIGDNAKLLLSTEEVRKFLGEETFYITLKDFVPYNKELKSLIISINFEKGKATFGIDKKVDIDNWNIQLDHELLEIVNKVISIDRLKDLAKLERQKHQKDFIRQIIQLIFQKPDLPKEVIEWLNEVYSKEWQIVFSISELNSKWCISPKQHSLEDIIQDLEEKFGEVSKMSKSKLNTVDPDEMIEKYGADATRLYVLFAAPPESEFEWKTEGIEGTYRFLRRVFQFVVENRELFNENFEGEISK; from the coding sequence ATGAAATACAACTTTAAAGATATAGAAAAGAAATGGCAAAAGGTGTGGGAAGAAAAGGAAGTTTTTAAATCAAATCAAGATACAGGAAAAAAGAAATATTATGTTCTTGAAATGTTCCCATATCCATCCGGTCGCATTCATATGGGACACGTTAGGAATTATTCAATTGGTGATGTAATTGCAAGATTTAAAAAGATGTTTGGATACAACGTCATTCATCCAATGGGATGGGATTCTTTTGGGCTTCCTGCTGAAAATGCTGCAATAAAAAGTGGAGTTCATCCAAAAACTTGGACTTTAAATAACATAGACTATATGAAAAAAGAACTTAAAAAGCTTGGTTTTTCATACGATTGGGATAGGGAAATTACAACGTGTCTTCCTGAATACTACAAGTGGAATCAATGGATATTCCTAAAAATGCTTGAAAAAGGAATTGCTTATAGGGCTAAAGCATCAGTAAACTGGTGTCCATCTTGCGAGACTGTTCTTGCAAATGAACAGGTTGATGAAGAAGGAAGATGTTGGAGATGTAGCACCCAAGTTGAACAAAAAGAAATTGACAGCTGGTTTTTGAAAATTACTGACTATGCCGAAGAACTTTTAAATGACTTAGAAATCTTAAAAGGACACTGGCCAGATAAAGTTTTAGCAATGCAGAAAAACTGGATAGGAAAGAGTATTGGTGCAAAAGTAAAATTTGAAGTTCCTGAAAAAGGAAAAGAAATCGAAGTATTTACAACAAGGCCTGATACCCTATTTGGTGTAACATACATAGTTCTTGCACCAGAACATCCTTTAACCCTTGAGCTTTCTAAAGACACTCCACAAGAAGACGAAGTTAAAGCCTTTGTTGAAAAAATGAGAAAAACAGAGAAAAGAAAAAGAACAACTGGAGAACTTGAAAAAGAAGGAGTATTCTTAGGAGTTTATGCTGTTCATCCACTAACAGGTGAAAAAGTTCCTGTATATTCGGCAAACTTTGTTCTTATGGATTATGGAACAGGTGCTGTAATGTCTGTTCCTGCACACGACCAAAGAGACTTTGAATTTGCCAAAAAGTACGGTCTTCCAATAAAGGTTGTAATAACTCCTTCTGATAAAGAGTTAAAAGCTAGTGAACTTTCTGAAGCTTATACAGAGCCGGGAGTTTTAATAAACTCTGGAGAATTCACAGGACTAAAGAGTGAAGAAGCCAAAAAGAAAATTACAGAAAAGCTTGAAAAACTTGGTAAGGGTGAAAGAACAGTTCAGTATAGATTAAGGGACTGGAACATTTCAAGGCAAAGATACTGGGGAACACCGATACCTGTAATTCACTGTGAAACTTGCGGAATAGTTCCAGTTCCAGAAGAAGACTTACCGGTTGTTCTACCAGAAGACGCACCATTAACAGGAGAGGGAAGATCACCACTTGAAAGGGTTAAGGAGTTCATAAATGTAAAATGTCCAAAGTGTGGAAAAAACGCAAAAAGAGATCCAGACACTATGGACACTTTCTTTGATTCTTCTTGGTACTTTTTAAGATACTGTTCTCCAAAAGAAGAAAAACTCCCATTTAACCAAGAAGAAGCCTCTTACTGGATGGTTGTAGACCAATACATAGGTGGAATTGAGCACGCAGTTTTACACCTTTTATACTCAAGGTTTTTCACAAAGGTTTTAAGAGATTTAGGTTTCTTTAAAGCAGATGAAAACCACAGCCAATATCTATTTTTCAAAAAAGGAGAGCCATTCCAAAACCTTTTAACCCAAGGAATGGTTTGCAAAAGATGGGTTAGCGTTAGAAACCTTTTAAAAGCCTTTAACCTAACAGAAGAAAGTCCTGTTTCCGACCTTGTAAAAGCTTTAACTGGAAAAGATGCAAAGATTAACGAAACAATTGGTTCTTTAATGAAAAAACATCACATCACAATTGGGGATAATGCAAAATTACTTTTATCGACGGAAGAAGTTAGAAAATTCCTAGGAGAGGAAACATTTTATATAACTCTTAAAGATTTTGTGCCCTATAATAAAGAACTCAAATCTTTAATAATATCTATTAATTTTGAAAAAGGCAAAGCTACTTTTGGAATAGACAAGAAAGTTGATATCGATAACTGGAACATTCAACTAGACCATGAACTGTTAGAAATAGTTAACAAAGTAATATCGATAGATAGATTAAAAGATCTTGCAAAACTTGAGAGACAAAAACATCAAAAAGATTTTATAAGACAAATAATTCAACTTATATTCCAAAAACCTGATCTACCAAAAGAAGTAATAGAGTGGTTAAACGAAGTTTATTCCAAAGAATGGCAAATTGTCTTTTCCATATCTGAACTTAATTCTAAATGGTGTATTTCACCTAAGCAACACTCTTTAGAAGACATCATACAAGACCTTGAAGAAAAGTTTGGTGAAGTTTCAAAGATGAGTAAATCAAAACTTAACACAGTTGATCCTGATGAAATGATTGAAAAATATGGAGCAGATGCCACAAGACTTTATGTTCTTTTTGCTGCACCACCTGAGAGTGAATTTGAATGGAAAACAGAGGGAATAGAAGGGACTTATAGATTTTTAAGAAGAGTTTTCCAATTTGTGGTTGAAAACAGAGAGCTCTTTAATGAAAACTTTGAAGGCGAGATTTCAAAGGA
- a CDS encoding class I tRNA ligase family protein: ELEERFKFNTAIASIMELFNEVHKFSPKTPKDKEVLKEAIEKLIIMLSPFTPHIAEEMWEITGHEKLLAESKWPEVDESALKVDEIEIPVQVNGKVRGKIVIPADASEDLVKDLALENEKIKKYVEGKSIVKFIYVKGRLVNIVVK, from the coding sequence AAGAACTTGAAGAAAGATTTAAGTTTAACACTGCAATAGCTTCCATAATGGAACTTTTCAATGAAGTTCACAAGTTTTCTCCAAAAACACCAAAAGACAAGGAAGTTTTAAAGGAAGCAATAGAAAAATTGATAATAATGCTATCTCCTTTCACTCCTCACATTGCAGAAGAAATGTGGGAAATAACAGGACACGAAAAACTTCTTGCTGAAAGTAAATGGCCAGAAGTTGACGAATCTGCCCTTAAAGTTGATGAAATTGAAATCCCAGTTCAGGTAAATGGTAAAGTGAGAGGAAAGATTGTAATTCCTGCTGATGCTTCAGAAGACTTAGTTAAAGACTTGGCATTAGAAAATGAAAAGATAAAGAAATACGTAGAAGGAAAGAGTATCGTTAAGTTTATTTATGTCAAAGGAAGACTTGTTAACATAGTTGTTAAGTGA
- the folE gene encoding GTP cyclohydrolase I FolE encodes MAFDKERIEKAVREILLAIGEDPDREGLKDTPKRVARMYEEILAGYNDSVDNHLVLFTEKYDEMIIVRDIPIYSLCEHHMLPFFGKAHVAYIPGNDKVTGLSKIARIVDVYAKRLQLQERMTEQIADAIMEKLKAKGVMVVIEAQHLCMIMRGVRKPGSYTVTSAVKGSMRKEATRMEALFLIKGR; translated from the coding sequence GTGGCTTTTGATAAAGAGAGAATAGAAAAAGCGGTAAGAGAAATATTGCTAGCTATCGGAGAGGATCCTGATAGAGAAGGCTTAAAGGATACTCCTAAAAGAGTAGCTAGGATGTATGAAGAGATTCTAGCTGGTTATAACGACTCTGTAGATAACCACCTTGTCCTGTTTACTGAAAAGTATGATGAGATGATTATAGTTAGGGATATTCCTATATATTCCTTATGTGAACACCATATGCTTCCATTTTTTGGGAAAGCTCACGTTGCTTATATTCCTGGAAATGACAAGGTGACAGGTCTTTCAAAAATAGCAAGGATAGTTGATGTTTACGCTAAAAGACTTCAGCTTCAAGAAAGAATGACAGAACAAATAGCAGATGCCATTATGGAAAAGCTAAAAGCAAAAGGTGTAATGGTTGTAATTGAAGCTCAGCACCTTTGCATGATTATGAGAGGAGTTAGGAAACCCGGTTCCTATACTGTAACAAGTGCAGTGAAAGGAAGTATGAGGAAAGAAGCAACAAGAATGGAAGCTCTTTTTCTAATAAAGGGTAGATAG
- the yedF gene encoding sulfurtransferase-like selenium metabolism protein YedF, translating to MSKVIDCKGLSCPIPVLKTKEALENIDSGKITVIVDNKASKENVKKFATKNGCTVEVEEKEGLFYLHITKGENTQTSATKKEEKEIGKTQVALIASTYVGEDKELGKILLKGFLKTFVESDAKPKKIVLINTAVKLACKGSEEEILNLLKQLEESGVEIILCGTCLNYFNLLDDLQVGSVGSAYDVVKSLTDADSVIRL from the coding sequence ATGTCAAAGGTTATTGACTGCAAAGGACTTTCTTGTCCAATTCCTGTTTTAAAGACTAAGGAAGCTCTTGAAAATATTGACAGTGGAAAAATAACTGTTATTGTTGATAATAAAGCTTCCAAAGAAAACGTAAAGAAGTTTGCAACCAAAAACGGTTGTACCGTCGAAGTTGAAGAGAAAGAAGGTCTTTTTTATCTCCATATAACCAAGGGAGAAAATACCCAAACTTCCGCTACAAAAAAAGAAGAAAAGGAAATAGGTAAAACTCAAGTAGCTCTTATAGCTTCAACTTACGTTGGGGAAGATAAAGAGCTCGGGAAAATTCTTTTAAAAGGTTTCCTAAAAACATTTGTAGAATCTGACGCAAAACCTAAAAAGATCGTTCTTATAAACACTGCAGTAAAACTTGCATGTAAAGGAAGCGAAGAAGAAATCCTTAACCTTCTAAAACAGCTTGAAGAAAGTGGAGTAGAAATTATTCTTTGCGGAACTTGTCTAAACTACTTTAACCTTCTTGATGACCTTCAAGTTGGAAGTGTTGGAAGTGCTTATGATGTTGTAAAGTCTCTTACTGACGCCGATTCTGTAATAAGGCTTTAA
- a CDS encoding tetratricopeptide repeat protein produces MRIRDSILLIVSLFTASCFSSSSKEKPITLLNPETSQEVKVSKEEKAEGYYQVGISYLQIGEVPLALNYFFKALEIKDEDPKIYNAIGSAFIQRDELDKAEKYIRKALKIDPKYSEAYVNLGIVYEKRGNLKKAKEYYEKALSNPLYLTPEVAYYRLALLSEKEGKLEEAKKYLIKALRNNSDYVPAYLELASILEKEKRENEAKEIYVRLITLYPRLQLPYYKLALIYLKEGKKKIAKKYLKKCVELDSASSVGIKAKILLEEFYE; encoded by the coding sequence ATGAGAATCAGAGATTCTATATTGCTTATAGTTTCTTTGTTTACCGCTTCCTGTTTTTCAAGTTCTAGTAAAGAGAAGCCCATAACTCTATTAAATCCAGAAACCTCTCAGGAAGTAAAAGTTTCGAAAGAAGAGAAAGCAGAAGGGTACTACCAGGTAGGAATATCTTACTTACAAATAGGAGAAGTTCCTCTGGCTTTAAACTATTTTTTTAAAGCACTAGAAATAAAGGATGAAGATCCAAAGATTTATAACGCTATTGGATCAGCTTTTATTCAAAGGGACGAACTGGATAAAGCCGAGAAATATATAAGAAAAGCGTTGAAGATAGATCCTAAATATTCTGAGGCTTATGTGAACTTAGGGATTGTTTATGAAAAGAGAGGTAACCTGAAAAAAGCAAAAGAGTATTATGAGAAAGCTTTGAGTAATCCTCTTTACCTTACCCCAGAGGTTGCATATTACAGACTGGCTCTTCTTTCTGAAAAAGAAGGGAAACTGGAGGAAGCCAAAAAGTATCTTATTAAAGCTTTGAGGAACAACTCCGATTATGTACCTGCTTACCTTGAACTTGCTTCTATTCTGGAAAAGGAAAAAAGAGAGAATGAGGCCAAAGAGATATATGTAAGGTTAATTACTCTTTATCCAAGGCTTCAACTTCCTTACTATAAGTTGGCTTTAATCTACCTTAAGGAAGGTAAGAAAAAGATTGCTAAAAAGTACCTTAAAAAGTGCGTTGAACTTGATTCAGCTTCCAGCGTGGGAATAAAGGCTAAGATTCTCTTAGAGGAATTCTATGAGTAG
- a CDS encoding DUF2892 domain-containing protein gives MAIFRAKTDSWYIERITSFLAGFFVFFSIVLGLYTGNNNFFYFTAFVGFMLMFYAITGICPSSIMLHKVGVPSLLERYCKDKK, from the coding sequence ATGGCAATCTTCAGGGCGAAAACCGATAGCTGGTATATAGAAAGAATTACGTCTTTTTTAGCAGGTTTTTTTGTATTCTTCAGTATAGTATTGGGACTCTATACAGGGAATAATAACTTTTTCTACTTTACAGCTTTTGTGGGATTTATGCTTATGTTTTATGCAATAACCGGTATTTGTCCTTCTTCAATTATGTTACACAAAGTAGGAGTTCCTTCTCTCCTTGAGAGGTACTGTAAGGATAAAAAATAG
- a CDS encoding hydroxymethylpyrimidine/phosphomethylpyrimidine kinase: MKEFLLSIAGFDPTGGAGILRDIRTFNYFGFLGASVITVNTAQNTKGVKLFEFMDEKLILNQLNLVLEELDIKGVKIGIPHKEERVNKEIAKVVGSLKVPVVFDPVLSPTFGKDFVENVSVLEPILEVSSVITPNEREYRILKESLRNFDGYVILKGKKLNENLVEDVLMRRGNVLRKIKHEKDSLVIRGTGCAFSSAVLSFLAKGHDIGTAFEKASLFLEEYRRRHFWKSNMRQGYSLL; encoded by the coding sequence ATGAAAGAGTTTTTACTTTCTATTGCTGGCTTTGACCCAACAGGCGGTGCAGGAATATTAAGAGATATTAGGACTTTTAACTACTTTGGTTTCCTTGGAGCTTCTGTTATAACGGTAAACACAGCCCAAAACACAAAAGGTGTGAAACTTTTTGAGTTTATGGATGAAAAATTAATTCTTAATCAACTTAACCTTGTTCTAGAAGAACTTGATATAAAAGGTGTGAAGATTGGGATTCCTCATAAAGAAGAAAGAGTGAACAAGGAAATTGCAAAGGTTGTTGGTAGCTTAAAAGTTCCTGTGGTTTTTGATCCTGTTCTATCTCCAACATTTGGGAAAGATTTTGTAGAAAATGTATCCGTGTTGGAACCGATTTTAGAGGTTTCTTCCGTTATTACTCCTAATGAGAGAGAGTATAGAATTTTAAAGGAGTCTCTCAGAAACTTTGATGGATATGTAATCTTAAAAGGGAAGAAACTAAACGAAAATCTTGTAGAAGATGTATTGATGAGGAGAGGTAACGTCTTAAGAAAAATTAAACATGAGAAGGATAGTCTTGTAATAAGAGGAACCGGTTGTGCTTTCTCTTCTGCAGTCTTGTCATTTTTAGCTAAAGGACATGATATTGGCACAGCTTTTGAGAAAGCTTCTCTTTTCTTAGAAGAGTATAGAAGAAGGCACTTTTGGAAAAGCAATATGAGACAAGGTTATTCTTTACTTTAG
- the lptE gene encoding LPS assembly lipoprotein LptE: MRVLSFLLLFFTLFSCASTKNLPPSKVEHIYLEPVVNRTGEEGLDVIFSKVANEVFYSDSRFKVEKFPTKGVTLLVKPTVNSISTFAVGFDRYDRAVEYRMTITATVKLVRYGFTKSIYTFKITRYDFYDATGTPEEIETRRKECIERIAYDIFREVGERILVKGREIESSPKL, translated from the coding sequence ATGCGTGTTCTCTCTTTCCTTCTTCTCTTTTTCACCCTATTTTCTTGTGCTTCTACCAAGAACCTACCCCCTTCAAAAGTTGAACATATCTACCTTGAGCCTGTAGTAAACAGAACTGGAGAAGAAGGACTGGATGTAATCTTTTCTAAAGTTGCCAATGAAGTTTTTTATTCCGATTCCCGTTTTAAAGTTGAGAAGTTCCCTACAAAAGGAGTAACTCTCCTTGTAAAGCCTACAGTTAACTCTATTTCTACTTTTGCAGTAGGTTTTGATAGATATGATAGAGCTGTAGAATATAGAATGACCATTACAGCCACTGTTAAACTGGTAAGATACGGATTTACTAAATCCATCTATACTTTTAAGATTACAAGGTACGACTTTTACGATGCAACTGGAACACCAGAAGAAATAGAAACAAGAAGAAAAGAGTGTATAGAAAGGATCGCTTATGATATCTTTAGAGAAGTAGGAGAAAGAATTTTAGTAAAGGGTAGAGAAATTGAAAGTTCTCCAAAGCTTTGA
- a CDS encoding tyrosine-type recombinase/integrase — MRLFKRNGVWYVEIERNIRRSLRTKSRDEAYRLFKRLQREYLKGNIERFVKKKEEKIKISRFIKEYLDWCEYARSKWTYKKAKFVLGRFSKVVGDLYLSQLKRKHLDTYVSFMLKNGYSKVTINIHIRTIKSAFSKAVEWEYLSESPFKGYKQLKQQERPPSFLLPEDIKRVEEVISSPEWLIIFRIFVYTGMRLSEVSNLDWKDIDFEMDIITVRKSKNYKSRNIPLHPILKKELLKWRKESGKVVRFNYHTITHKIKEFLVKAGFPHLRLHDLRHTFASLLVMNGVDLRTVQILLGHQDYKTTEVYAHLSQRHLKEAIKKLPVFG, encoded by the coding sequence ATGAGGCTATTTAAGAGAAATGGTGTATGGTATGTAGAGATAGAGAGAAATATAAGAAGAAGTTTAAGGACGAAAAGTAGAGATGAAGCTTATAGGCTATTTAAAAGGTTACAAAGAGAGTATCTAAAAGGAAATATAGAGCGTTTTGTAAAAAAGAAGGAAGAGAAAATAAAAATTTCTCGGTTTATAAAAGAGTATCTTGATTGGTGCGAGTATGCAAGATCCAAGTGGACCTACAAGAAAGCAAAGTTTGTTTTAGGAAGGTTTTCTAAAGTTGTAGGTGATTTGTATCTTTCTCAGCTAAAAAGGAAACACCTTGATACCTATGTATCTTTTATGCTTAAGAATGGTTACTCTAAGGTAACCATAAACATTCACATAAGAACTATAAAGTCTGCTTTTTCTAAAGCAGTAGAGTGGGAGTATTTATCTGAAAGTCCTTTTAAAGGATACAAGCAACTAAAACAACAAGAAAGACCTCCTTCTTTTTTACTTCCAGAGGACATAAAGAGAGTGGAAGAGGTTATTTCCTCTCCTGAATGGTTAATAATATTTCGGATTTTTGTTTATACAGGAATGAGACTTTCAGAGGTTTCTAACTTAGATTGGAAAGATATTGACTTTGAGATGGACATCATTACTGTTAGAAAGAGTAAGAACTATAAGTCAAGGAATATACCTCTTCACCCTATTTTGAAGAAGGAACTTTTAAAGTGGAGAAAGGAAAGTGGAAAAGTTGTTAGATTTAACTATCACACTATCACCCATAAAATAAAAGAGTTTCTTGTAAAAGCTGGTTTTCCACATCTTAGGCTGCACGACCTAAGACATACTTTTGCTTCACTTCTTGTTATGAATGGAGTAGATTTAAGAACTGTCCAAATCTTATTGGGACATCAAGATTATAAGACTACAGAAGTCTATGCACATCTTTCTCAAAGACATCTTAAAGAAGCTATAAAAAAGCTACCTGTTTTTGGTTAA
- a CDS encoding DUF927 domain-containing protein, translating to MIAVKREKRREREEWKRRKKNDPVNLPIRLSLQSLECQEFSERSINDLAESGLILETVERMGILPLTPENFKQYIHRSLIEKQTRSPIITDGYIIPYQHLPVKYGRVKVLEWNEGSVYYQENKDSLPKYLQPSKQHLEETVHLYYLKDVEGKISSPKSVFVITEGEKKTAKLQQELEKLETEYRKYVAVGLGGVNNWNENTFRKLSLKDKTIFIAFDADGIYNVNVAKAELKLYSYLLSKGVVKVKSLVWSVEEGKGIDDYLVKKEKEGVSPEKALEKLMEKAVSPLMKYTKKEGKKLEGLLSFESVLECFAKHLTELPLEVVEEIKKIYKRGKREIEKEFKRLVSEKRRELEEKLKKEEQEEFLRIYENLFGIGFIPTIPKGYEKNNGLLLCNGESICEFFVVTKVRENADEIDGGYIATLSFISGKKIEIEYSVISFHKLLCKFLNKKGIQVSESEAKKIQNYITKFIRLNKNNIFSSPYSSRLGWGKIDGEEVYVHPSTCTIDVFISPDIKEKLIRQGSREKEIEVIKNIIKQYPHAGLVWVMGVTTSVLQPLLKNDYNLVIMLQGESRSGKTTAIKSVVSFYAHPELKRSFNFTEGGFEAFVSRFKDFPIHLEEIRDLDGNPQKRVEKFLNFVYSFVGGDSRVRMNIDLTLRKAEKYRGVIFTSSEIGIDEILSYSSDNYREGLKGRLLVFPVEKKKFGGDKLARLVEDLYENYGNLLPLWIEHFERNKERIIKAFKERELDFREGYSKLDSKFVRFLAAVSVVMEEVGRLFGIDTTELWTALEEVGSFNEEVYSGEENLKEKIERIIKGFSKETLVEEEDIHGRVIKTVKEYKGDFLVYRRVQKEKDMGVEKIIKEENYLTPKRLDKLTEIFGVSRKILIKRLIEAGIMEKDTSSKRLCKRIPKTILYESTRMQLYPIHLDFLSELETEEERELVDEIDI from the coding sequence ATGATAGCTGTAAAAAGAGAAAAGAGAAGAGAAAGAGAAGAATGGAAAAGAAGAAAGAAGAATGATCCCGTGAATCTCCCTATTAGGTTGTCCTTACAAAGCTTGGAATGTCAGGAATTTTCAGAAAGATCTATAAATGACTTAGCTGAATCAGGGTTGATTTTAGAAACAGTAGAAAGAATGGGGATACTCCCCCTAACTCCTGAAAACTTTAAACAATACATTCACCGTTCGCTTATAGAAAAACAAACGCGAAGTCCAATAATCACCGACGGTTATATAATACCCTACCAACATCTTCCTGTCAAGTATGGAAGAGTAAAGGTTTTAGAGTGGAATGAGGGAAGTGTTTACTATCAGGAGAATAAAGATAGCTTACCCAAGTATCTGCAACCTTCTAAGCAACACTTAGAGGAAACTGTCCACCTTTACTATTTGAAAGATGTAGAAGGAAAGATAAGCAGTCCTAAATCAGTCTTTGTCATAACCGAAGGAGAGAAAAAGACAGCAAAACTACAGCAGGAACTTGAGAAGTTAGAAACAGAATACAGAAAGTATGTAGCAGTTGGACTTGGTGGAGTAAACAATTGGAATGAGAACACATTTAGAAAGCTTTCTCTAAAAGACAAAACGATTTTCATTGCTTTTGACGCAGATGGAATTTACAATGTGAATGTAGCTAAAGCAGAACTAAAGCTTTACTCTTATCTCCTATCAAAGGGAGTAGTAAAAGTTAAAAGTTTAGTTTGGAGTGTAGAAGAAGGAAAGGGAATAGACGATTATCTTGTGAAAAAAGAGAAAGAGGGAGTAAGTCCAGAAAAAGCTTTAGAAAAGTTAATGGAAAAAGCAGTATCACCTCTCATGAAGTATACCAAAAAAGAGGGGAAAAAGTTAGAGGGACTGTTATCTTTTGAAAGTGTTTTGGAGTGTTTTGCAAAGCATTTAACAGAACTTCCTCTTGAAGTAGTAGAAGAAATAAAAAAGATTTACAAAAGAGGAAAAAGAGAGATAGAAAAAGAGTTTAAGAGGTTAGTTTCTGAGAAAAGAAGAGAACTTGAAGAAAAGCTAAAAAAAGAGGAACAGGAAGAATTCTTAAGGATCTACGAGAACTTATTTGGGATAGGCTTTATTCCAACAATTCCGAAAGGATATGAGAAAAATAATGGTTTACTACTCTGTAATGGAGAATCTATATGTGAGTTTTTCGTAGTTACAAAAGTTAGAGAAAATGCAGATGAAATAGATGGGGGATATATAGCTACCTTAAGTTTTATTTCAGGGAAGAAAATAGAGATAGAGTATAGTGTTATTAGTTTTCATAAGCTTTTATGCAAGTTTTTAAACAAGAAAGGAATTCAAGTTTCAGAAAGTGAAGCAAAGAAAATTCAAAATTACATAACTAAGTTCATAAGACTAAACAAAAATAACATATTTAGCAGTCCTTATTCCAGTAGGTTAGGTTGGGGAAAAATAGATGGAGAAGAAGTTTATGTTCATCCTTCTACTTGTACGATAGACGTTTTCATAAGTCCAGACATTAAAGAAAAGTTGATAAGACAAGGTAGTCGTGAAAAAGAAATTGAAGTTATCAAAAACATAATTAAACAGTATCCTCACGCAGGACTTGTATGGGTTATGGGGGTTACTACAAGTGTTCTTCAACCTTTACTAAAAAACGACTATAACCTTGTTATTATGCTTCAAGGAGAGTCCAGAAGTGGTAAGACAACAGCAATAAAGAGTGTGGTATCTTTCTATGCACATCCAGAACTTAAAAGAAGTTTCAACTTCACAGAAGGAGGATTTGAAGCTTTTGTTAGCAGGTTTAAAGACTTTCCCATACACCTTGAGGAAATAAGGGATCTTGATGGAAATCCTCAAAAGAGGGTAGAGAAGTTTCTTAACTTTGTATATTCCTTTGTTGGAGGGGATAGCAGAGTAAGAATGAATATTGATCTTACTCTACGAAAAGCAGAGAAGTATAGAGGAGTGATATTTACTTCATCAGAAATAGGAATAGACGAAATACTTTCATATTCTTCTGATAATTATAGAGAAGGATTGAAAGGAAGACTTTTAGTATTTCCAGTAGAAAAGAAAAAGTTTGGTGGGGATAAGTTAGCAAGGTTGGTAGAAGACCTTTACGAAAACTATGGAAATCTCTTACCTCTTTGGATAGAACATTTTGAAAGAAACAAAGAAAGAATAATAAAAGCTTTCAAGGAACGGGAACTTGACTTTAGAGAGGGATACAGCAAACTTGATTCAAAGTTTGTAAGGTTTTTAGCAGCAGTTTCGGTAGTAATGGAAGAAGTAGGAAGACTATTTGGAATTGACACTACTGAACTATGGACAGCTTTAGAAGAAGTTGGAAGCTTTAATGAAGAAGTTTATTCTGGAGAAGAAAACTTAAAAGAGAAGATAGAAAGGATAATAAAAGGATTTTCAAAAGAAACGCTTGTAGAAGAAGAAGACATACACGGACGAGTCATAAAGACAGTTAAGGAATACAAGGGAGACTTTCTTGTTTATAGACGAGTTCAAAAAGAGAAAGATATGGGAGTTGAAAAAATTATAAAAGAAGAGAACTACCTAACACCTAAAAGATTGGATAAACTAACAGAAATTTTCGGAGTTAGCAGGAAAATCCTCATAAAAAGACTTATAGAAGCTGGGATTATGGAAAAAGATACCTCATCAAAAAGACTTTGTAAACGAATACCAAAAACAATCCTTTACGAATCTACAAGAATGCAACTATACCCCATACACTTAGACTTCCTTTCAGAATTGGAAACAGAAGAAGAAAGAGAATTAGTAGATGAAATTGATATTTGA